Within the Rosa rugosa chromosome 2, drRosRugo1.1, whole genome shotgun sequence genome, the region AGCCACTTCAactgcccaaacccttataataAACACGTACCAGCTCCATCATTTCTCACAAAACCCAAAGACTCCAACTTTCTCCAGTCTCCACCAGAAAActccaaaacaaaaaacatccAAACCCAAACaggaaggaagaaaagaagaaacaaacccagaaaagaTGAGGTCCAGCAACCACTTGATAGGTGTCCTCAACTTCACCACCTTCCTCCTCTCAATCCCTATCCTCGGCGGTGGAATCTGGCTGAGCAGCCGAGCCAACAATACTGACTGCCTCAAGTTCCTCCAATGGCCTCTCATAGTCATCGGAGCCTCCATCATGGTCGTCTCCTTAGCCGGCTTCGCCGGAGCTTGTTACCGCAACACTTTCCTCATGTGGGTCTACCTCTTCGTCATGTTCTTCATCATAGCTGCCCTGATCGGCTTCATCATTTTCGCTTACGCCGTGACGGATAAAGGGTCCGGCAGGGGGCTCGTAAACCAGGCTTATAAGGACTACTATCTGGAGGACTACTCTGGCTGGCTAAGGGACCGCGTAGCGGATAATAGCTACTGGAGGAAGATTGCTTCTTGTGTGAGGGACTCTAAGGTCTGCAAGAAGATGGACAGGACTGTTAATGGTGTGCCGGAGACTGCTGACATGTTCTACAACAGAAAGCTTAATTCTGTTGAGGTATGTAAATTTTCACTTCTTTGATTGATTTCTGTTTTAGGCTTTTAGCTATAGCTAACTTTGTAGTAAAAAGGGTATGATGTTTCTATAACAAAAAGAACCATAAAGCATGAAAAAAGTTGATCTGATTTTAGAactttctgttttgttttgagttctTAGCAATGAAATTTTAATGG harbors:
- the LOC133731677 gene encoding tetraspanin-3-like, encoding MRSSNHLIGVLNFTTFLLSIPILGGGIWLSSRANNTDCLKFLQWPLIVIGASIMVVSLAGFAGACYRNTFLMWVYLFVMFFIIAALIGFIIFAYAVTDKGSGRGLVNQAYKDYYLEDYSGWLRDRVADNSYWRKIASCVRDSKVCKKMDRTVNGVPETADMFYNRKLNSVESGCCKPPTECGYAYVNETFWTTGGGLVGTNPDCSMWNNDQQELCYSCNSCKAGLLANIRKSWRKVSVINIVVLIILVIFYVIGCAAFRNNRRIDNDEPYGEARMTKAQPSPFQL